A region from the Acinonyx jubatus isolate Ajub_Pintada_27869175 chromosome C2, VMU_Ajub_asm_v1.0, whole genome shotgun sequence genome encodes:
- the GORASP1 gene encoding Golgi reassembly-stacking protein 1 isoform X2: protein MGLGASAEQPAGGAEGFHLHGNKENDTLKALLKANVEKPVKLEVFNMKTMKVREVEVVPSNMWGGQGLLGASVRFCSFRRASEHVWHVLEVEPSSPASLAGLRPYTDYVVGSDQILQESEDFFTLIESHEGKPLKLMVYNCESDSCREVTVTPNAAWGGEGSLGCGIGYGYLHRIPTQPSSHHKKPPGAPPPDAPPPDAPPPGPTPQDSPAPPRPGTGSRQGDYMEALLQAPGSSLEEQLSEPGSPSRGAPDLGGLARPMETPLQPPPPVQRVMDPGFLDVSGISLLDSSNASVWPSLPSPTEPTPTAVTAAGPEDVCSSSGSHERAGEATWSGSEFEVSFPDSPGPQAQPDHLPQLTLPDSLTFTASPEDGLSAELLEAQAEEEPASTESPDSEAEAEGASGQARLSTPEITP from the exons ATGGGCCTGGGCGCCAGCGCCGAGCAGCCCGCGGGCGGTGCCGAGGGCTTCCACCTGCACGGG AACAAGGAGAACGACACGCTCAAGGCCCTGCTGAAGGCCAACGTGGAGAAGCCCGTGAAGCTGGAGGTGTTCAATATGAAGACCATGAAGGTGCGCGAGGTGGAGGTGGTGCCCAGCAACATGTGGGGCGGCCAGGGCCTGCTGGGAGCCAGTGTGCGCTTCTGCAGCTTCCGCAGGGCCAGCGAGCACGTGTGGCATGTGCTG GAAGTGGAACCCTCTTCACCCGCCTCCCTTGCCGGCCTGCGCCCCTACACAGACTATGTGGTTGGCTCAGACCAGATCCTCCAGGAG TCCGAGGACTTCTTTACACTCATCGAGTCCCACGAGGGGAAGCCCTTGAAGCTGATGGTTTACAACTGCGAGTCGGACTCCTGTCGGGAGGTGACTGTAACTCCCAACGCAGCCTGGGGTGGAGAGGGCAG TCTGGGGTGTGGCATCGGCTACGGGTATCTGCACCGGATCCCAACCCAGCCCTCCAGCCACCACAAGAAGCCACCTGGTGCCCCGCCGCCTGATGCCCCGCCACCTGATGCCCCGCCACCTGGACCCACCCCCCAGgactctcctgcccctcctcgcCCAGGGACCGGCTCCAGGCAGGGTGACTACATGGAG GCCCTGCTGCAGGCACCCGGCTCCTCCTTGGAGGAACAGCTTTCTGAGCCTGGGAGTCCCAGCCGTGGTGCTCCAGACCTTGGGGGACTTGCACGTCCCATGGAGACTCCTCTTCAGCCTCCACCTCCAGTCCAGCGAGTCATGGACCCAG GCTTCCTGGACGTGTCGGGTATCTCCCTGTTGGACAGCAGCAATGCCAGCGTGTGGCCCAGCCTGCCGTCTCCCACGGAGCCGACCCCCACAGCCGTGACAGCCGCAGGGCCCGAGGACGTCTGCTCCAGCAGTGGTTCTCACGAGCGGGCTG GTGAGGCCACGTGGTCGGGGTCAGAGTTTGAGGTCTCCTTCCCGGAcagcccaggcccccaggcccagcCAGACCACCTGCCTCAGCTAACCCTTCCCGACAGCCTCACCTTTACGGCCTCACCGGAAGACGGGCTGTCTGCTGAGCTGCTCGAAGCACAGGCCGAGGAGGAGCCGGCGAGCACAGAGAGCCCGGACTCGGAGGCGGAGGCTGAGGGGGCGTCCGGCCAGGCCCGGCTCTCTACCCCAGAAATAACGCCCTAG
- the GORASP1 gene encoding Golgi reassembly-stacking protein 1 isoform X4 → MKTMKVREVEVVPSNMWGGQGLLGASVRFCSFRRASEHVWHVLEVEPSSPASLAGLRPYTDYVVGSDQILQESEDFFTLIESHEGKPLKLMVYNCESDSCREVTVTPNAAWGGEGSLGCGIGYGYLHRIPTQPSSHHKKPPGAPPPDAPPPDAPPPGPTPQDSPAPPRPGTGSRQGDYMEALLQAPGSSLEEQLSEPGSPSRGAPDLGGLARPMETPLQPPPPVQRVMDPGFLDVSGISLLDSSNASVWPSLPSPTEPTPTAVTAAGPEDVCSSSGSHERAGEATWSGSEFEVSFPDSPGPQAQPDHLPQLTLPDSLTFTASPEDGLSAELLEAQAEEEPASTESPDSEAEAEGASGQARLSTPEITP, encoded by the exons ATGAAGACCATGAAGGTGCGCGAGGTGGAGGTGGTGCCCAGCAACATGTGGGGCGGCCAGGGCCTGCTGGGAGCCAGTGTGCGCTTCTGCAGCTTCCGCAGGGCCAGCGAGCACGTGTGGCATGTGCTG GAAGTGGAACCCTCTTCACCCGCCTCCCTTGCCGGCCTGCGCCCCTACACAGACTATGTGGTTGGCTCAGACCAGATCCTCCAGGAG TCCGAGGACTTCTTTACACTCATCGAGTCCCACGAGGGGAAGCCCTTGAAGCTGATGGTTTACAACTGCGAGTCGGACTCCTGTCGGGAGGTGACTGTAACTCCCAACGCAGCCTGGGGTGGAGAGGGCAG TCTGGGGTGTGGCATCGGCTACGGGTATCTGCACCGGATCCCAACCCAGCCCTCCAGCCACCACAAGAAGCCACCTGGTGCCCCGCCGCCTGATGCCCCGCCACCTGATGCCCCGCCACCTGGACCCACCCCCCAGgactctcctgcccctcctcgcCCAGGGACCGGCTCCAGGCAGGGTGACTACATGGAG GCCCTGCTGCAGGCACCCGGCTCCTCCTTGGAGGAACAGCTTTCTGAGCCTGGGAGTCCCAGCCGTGGTGCTCCAGACCTTGGGGGACTTGCACGTCCCATGGAGACTCCTCTTCAGCCTCCACCTCCAGTCCAGCGAGTCATGGACCCAG GCTTCCTGGACGTGTCGGGTATCTCCCTGTTGGACAGCAGCAATGCCAGCGTGTGGCCCAGCCTGCCGTCTCCCACGGAGCCGACCCCCACAGCCGTGACAGCCGCAGGGCCCGAGGACGTCTGCTCCAGCAGTGGTTCTCACGAGCGGGCTG GTGAGGCCACGTGGTCGGGGTCAGAGTTTGAGGTCTCCTTCCCGGAcagcccaggcccccaggcccagcCAGACCACCTGCCTCAGCTAACCCTTCCCGACAGCCTCACCTTTACGGCCTCACCGGAAGACGGGCTGTCTGCTGAGCTGCTCGAAGCACAGGCCGAGGAGGAGCCGGCGAGCACAGAGAGCCCGGACTCGGAGGCGGAGGCTGAGGGGGCGTCCGGCCAGGCCCGGCTCTCTACCCCAGAAATAACGCCCTAG
- the GORASP1 gene encoding Golgi reassembly-stacking protein 1 isoform X3 has product MCTPEKEGWDRRVSDPRAQWVQENSPAQQAGLEPYFDFIITIGHSRLNKENDTLKALLKANVEKPVKLEVFNMKTMKVREVEVVPSNMWGGQGLLGASVRFCSFRRASEHVWHVLEVEPSSPASLAGLRPYTDYVVGSDQILQESEDFFTLIESHEGKPLKLMVYNCESDSCREVTVTPNAAWGGEGSLGCGIGYGYLHRIPTQPSSHHKKPPGAPPPDAPPPDAPPPGPTPQDSPAPPRPGTGSRQGDYMEALLQAPGSSLEEQLSEPGSPSRGAPDLGGLARPMETPLQPPPPVQRVMDPGFLDVSGISLLDSSNASVWPSLPSPTEPTPTAVTAAGPEDVCSSSGSHERAGEATWSGSEFEVSFPDSPGPQAQPDHLPQLTLPDSLTFTASPEDGLSAELLEAQAEEEPASTESPDSEAEAEGASGQARLSTPEITP; this is encoded by the exons ATGTGTACCCCGGAGAAGGAGGGCTGGGACAGGAGGGTCTCTGACCCCAGAGCACAGTGG GTACAGGAGAACTCCCCAGCCCAGCAGGCAGGCCTGGAGCCCTACTTTGACTTCATCATCACCATCGGGCACTCAAGGCTG AACAAGGAGAACGACACGCTCAAGGCCCTGCTGAAGGCCAACGTGGAGAAGCCCGTGAAGCTGGAGGTGTTCAATATGAAGACCATGAAGGTGCGCGAGGTGGAGGTGGTGCCCAGCAACATGTGGGGCGGCCAGGGCCTGCTGGGAGCCAGTGTGCGCTTCTGCAGCTTCCGCAGGGCCAGCGAGCACGTGTGGCATGTGCTG GAAGTGGAACCCTCTTCACCCGCCTCCCTTGCCGGCCTGCGCCCCTACACAGACTATGTGGTTGGCTCAGACCAGATCCTCCAGGAG TCCGAGGACTTCTTTACACTCATCGAGTCCCACGAGGGGAAGCCCTTGAAGCTGATGGTTTACAACTGCGAGTCGGACTCCTGTCGGGAGGTGACTGTAACTCCCAACGCAGCCTGGGGTGGAGAGGGCAG TCTGGGGTGTGGCATCGGCTACGGGTATCTGCACCGGATCCCAACCCAGCCCTCCAGCCACCACAAGAAGCCACCTGGTGCCCCGCCGCCTGATGCCCCGCCACCTGATGCCCCGCCACCTGGACCCACCCCCCAGgactctcctgcccctcctcgcCCAGGGACCGGCTCCAGGCAGGGTGACTACATGGAG GCCCTGCTGCAGGCACCCGGCTCCTCCTTGGAGGAACAGCTTTCTGAGCCTGGGAGTCCCAGCCGTGGTGCTCCAGACCTTGGGGGACTTGCACGTCCCATGGAGACTCCTCTTCAGCCTCCACCTCCAGTCCAGCGAGTCATGGACCCAG GCTTCCTGGACGTGTCGGGTATCTCCCTGTTGGACAGCAGCAATGCCAGCGTGTGGCCCAGCCTGCCGTCTCCCACGGAGCCGACCCCCACAGCCGTGACAGCCGCAGGGCCCGAGGACGTCTGCTCCAGCAGTGGTTCTCACGAGCGGGCTG GTGAGGCCACGTGGTCGGGGTCAGAGTTTGAGGTCTCCTTCCCGGAcagcccaggcccccaggcccagcCAGACCACCTGCCTCAGCTAACCCTTCCCGACAGCCTCACCTTTACGGCCTCACCGGAAGACGGGCTGTCTGCTGAGCTGCTCGAAGCACAGGCCGAGGAGGAGCCGGCGAGCACAGAGAGCCCGGACTCGGAGGCGGAGGCTGAGGGGGCGTCCGGCCAGGCCCGGCTCTCTACCCCAGAAATAACGCCCTAG
- the GORASP1 gene encoding Golgi reassembly-stacking protein 1 isoform X1: MGLGASAEQPAGGAEGFHLHGVQENSPAQQAGLEPYFDFIITIGHSRLNKENDTLKALLKANVEKPVKLEVFNMKTMKVREVEVVPSNMWGGQGLLGASVRFCSFRRASEHVWHVLEVEPSSPASLAGLRPYTDYVVGSDQILQESEDFFTLIESHEGKPLKLMVYNCESDSCREVTVTPNAAWGGEGSLGCGIGYGYLHRIPTQPSSHHKKPPGAPPPDAPPPDAPPPGPTPQDSPAPPRPGTGSRQGDYMEALLQAPGSSLEEQLSEPGSPSRGAPDLGGLARPMETPLQPPPPVQRVMDPGFLDVSGISLLDSSNASVWPSLPSPTEPTPTAVTAAGPEDVCSSSGSHERAGEATWSGSEFEVSFPDSPGPQAQPDHLPQLTLPDSLTFTASPEDGLSAELLEAQAEEEPASTESPDSEAEAEGASGQARLSTPEITP; this comes from the exons ATGGGCCTGGGCGCCAGCGCCGAGCAGCCCGCGGGCGGTGCCGAGGGCTTCCACCTGCACGGG GTACAGGAGAACTCCCCAGCCCAGCAGGCAGGCCTGGAGCCCTACTTTGACTTCATCATCACCATCGGGCACTCAAGGCTG AACAAGGAGAACGACACGCTCAAGGCCCTGCTGAAGGCCAACGTGGAGAAGCCCGTGAAGCTGGAGGTGTTCAATATGAAGACCATGAAGGTGCGCGAGGTGGAGGTGGTGCCCAGCAACATGTGGGGCGGCCAGGGCCTGCTGGGAGCCAGTGTGCGCTTCTGCAGCTTCCGCAGGGCCAGCGAGCACGTGTGGCATGTGCTG GAAGTGGAACCCTCTTCACCCGCCTCCCTTGCCGGCCTGCGCCCCTACACAGACTATGTGGTTGGCTCAGACCAGATCCTCCAGGAG TCCGAGGACTTCTTTACACTCATCGAGTCCCACGAGGGGAAGCCCTTGAAGCTGATGGTTTACAACTGCGAGTCGGACTCCTGTCGGGAGGTGACTGTAACTCCCAACGCAGCCTGGGGTGGAGAGGGCAG TCTGGGGTGTGGCATCGGCTACGGGTATCTGCACCGGATCCCAACCCAGCCCTCCAGCCACCACAAGAAGCCACCTGGTGCCCCGCCGCCTGATGCCCCGCCACCTGATGCCCCGCCACCTGGACCCACCCCCCAGgactctcctgcccctcctcgcCCAGGGACCGGCTCCAGGCAGGGTGACTACATGGAG GCCCTGCTGCAGGCACCCGGCTCCTCCTTGGAGGAACAGCTTTCTGAGCCTGGGAGTCCCAGCCGTGGTGCTCCAGACCTTGGGGGACTTGCACGTCCCATGGAGACTCCTCTTCAGCCTCCACCTCCAGTCCAGCGAGTCATGGACCCAG GCTTCCTGGACGTGTCGGGTATCTCCCTGTTGGACAGCAGCAATGCCAGCGTGTGGCCCAGCCTGCCGTCTCCCACGGAGCCGACCCCCACAGCCGTGACAGCCGCAGGGCCCGAGGACGTCTGCTCCAGCAGTGGTTCTCACGAGCGGGCTG GTGAGGCCACGTGGTCGGGGTCAGAGTTTGAGGTCTCCTTCCCGGAcagcccaggcccccaggcccagcCAGACCACCTGCCTCAGCTAACCCTTCCCGACAGCCTCACCTTTACGGCCTCACCGGAAGACGGGCTGTCTGCTGAGCTGCTCGAAGCACAGGCCGAGGAGGAGCCGGCGAGCACAGAGAGCCCGGACTCGGAGGCGGAGGCTGAGGGGGCGTCCGGCCAGGCCCGGCTCTCTACCCCAGAAATAACGCCCTAG